In one window of Acidovorax sp. HDW3 DNA:
- the pyrE gene encoding orotate phosphoribosyltransferase: protein MVDVGAHSQAKDELAQEFVQFAVESGVLRFGEFKTKAGRMSPYFFNAGLFDDGAKMGRLAQFYAQAIVASGMEFDMVFGPAYKGIPLAATVAVELARLGKNVPFAYNRKEAKDHGEGGTLVGAPLAGRVLIIDDVMSAGTAARESIALIRAAGATAHAVVIALDRQEMATENGHDVAHSAVQYVRHQLGLQVCAIAKLADLLLYLSSRGGAEMQAHHERVLAYRQRYGVDERT from the coding sequence ATGGTGGATGTTGGTGCGCACTCGCAAGCAAAAGACGAGCTGGCGCAAGAGTTTGTGCAATTTGCGGTGGAGTCTGGCGTGCTGCGCTTTGGTGAGTTCAAGACCAAGGCTGGGCGCATGAGCCCGTATTTTTTCAACGCCGGCTTGTTTGACGATGGCGCCAAGATGGGCCGTCTGGCGCAATTTTATGCACAGGCCATTGTGGCCAGCGGCATGGAGTTCGACATGGTGTTCGGCCCGGCGTACAAGGGCATTCCGCTGGCGGCGACGGTGGCCGTGGAGCTGGCGCGCCTGGGCAAGAACGTGCCCTTTGCCTACAACCGCAAAGAGGCCAAGGACCATGGCGAAGGCGGCACCCTGGTGGGCGCGCCGCTCGCTGGGCGCGTGCTCATCATCGACGACGTGATGAGCGCTGGCACGGCCGCGCGCGAGTCCATCGCCCTGATCCGCGCCGCTGGTGCCACCGCCCATGCCGTGGTCATTGCCCTCGATCGCCAGGAAATGGCGACAGAAAATGGCCACGATGTGGCCCACAGCGCCGTGCAGTACGTGCGCCACCAGCTGGGGCTGCAGGTTTGTGCCATTGCCAAGCTGGCAGATTTATTGCTTTACTTGTCTTCCCGTGGCGGTGCCGAGATGCAGGCCCACCACGAGCGGGTGCTGGCCTACCGCCAGCGTTACGGCGTGGACGAAAGGACTTGA
- a CDS encoding DMT family transporter codes for MPKFLPIAALLGNAFLWGLSWWPFRTMQGAGLHPLWATALMYSLASTALWLLRPAALAQVLRAPGLWLLALCAGMTNAAFNWAVSEGDVVRVVLLFYLMPAWAVLLAWRFLGERPSPAALLRLLLAFGGVLLVLWPAQGGLQQLARALHLTDALALLGGFMFAATNVQLRHLQQVSAAPRMLAMFLGCLGAGLLGALAGSSVGLVPPWPAFAWGWMGIAALLALALMAGNWALQYGAARLPTSTTALVMLSEVLFASLSSVLLAGAALAPRTLAGGALIVLAALLAARRE; via the coding sequence ATGCCCAAATTTCTGCCCATTGCTGCCCTTCTGGGCAACGCTTTTCTCTGGGGACTGTCGTGGTGGCCGTTTCGCACCATGCAGGGTGCGGGCCTGCACCCGTTGTGGGCCACGGCGCTGATGTACAGCCTCGCCTCTACAGCCCTGTGGCTGCTGCGCCCGGCGGCGCTGGCGCAGGTGCTGCGCGCGCCGGGGCTGTGGCTGCTGGCGCTGTGCGCCGGAATGACGAATGCCGCCTTCAACTGGGCCGTGTCCGAGGGCGACGTGGTGCGCGTGGTGCTGCTGTTTTACCTCATGCCCGCCTGGGCCGTGCTGCTGGCCTGGCGCTTTCTGGGCGAGCGCCCCAGCCCGGCCGCGCTGCTGCGCCTGCTGCTGGCCTTTGGCGGCGTGCTGCTGGTGCTGTGGCCGGCGCAGGGCGGGCTGCAGCAGCTGGCGCGCGCACTGCACCTGACGGACGCGCTGGCGCTGCTCGGCGGCTTCATGTTTGCCGCCACCAACGTGCAGCTGCGCCACCTGCAGCAGGTCAGCGCCGCGCCGCGCATGTTGGCCATGTTCCTGGGCTGCCTGGGCGCGGGCCTGCTGGGCGCGCTCGCCGGCAGCAGCGTTGGCCTGGTGCCGCCCTGGCCGGCCTTTGCCTGGGGCTGGATGGGCATTGCCGCACTGCTGGCGCTGGCGCTGATGGCGGGCAACTGGGCGCTGCAGTACGGCGCAGCGCGCCTGCCGACGAGCACCACCGCCCTCGTCATGCTGTCGGAGGTGCTGTTTGCCAGCCTGTCCTCGGTGCTGCTGGCCGGGGCCGCGCTGGCGCCGCGCACCCTCGCCGGAGGCGCACTCATCGTGCTGGCGGCGCTGCTGGCGGCACGCCGCGAGTAG
- a CDS encoding ProQ/FinO family protein, with protein MTTAPASAVPDTDSRPAAPSAPSARRGRGRRGAAPAQAGAAPAPARSQHPLLAQLAQWHPALFGQPPLPLKRGIFEDLLAAHAELDKAQLKEALAQHARSTRYLTVVAGGQQRHDLQGQPVEALAPEHVYHALQEVFRRRQLRAPEDLAPKLRQRIVQAWEASGLTREDYAALVRGRDDKANAVLDAALQEAAERSARDEALLRAFSASGQSEAAFAEMYGMAPRAVAQSLARARRSQAA; from the coding sequence ATGACGACTGCCCCTGCTTCTGCCGTCCCTGATACCGATTCCCGCCCTGCGGCGCCGTCTGCACCGTCTGCGCGCCGAGGCCGTGGCCGCCGGGGTGCGGCGCCAGCCCAGGCGGGCGCAGCACCCGCGCCGGCGCGCAGCCAGCACCCGCTGCTGGCGCAGCTGGCGCAGTGGCATCCGGCGCTGTTTGGCCAGCCGCCGCTGCCGCTCAAGCGTGGCATTTTTGAAGACCTGCTGGCGGCCCACGCCGAGCTCGACAAGGCCCAGCTCAAGGAAGCACTGGCGCAGCACGCACGCAGCACGCGCTACCTGACGGTGGTCGCCGGCGGCCAGCAGCGCCACGACCTGCAGGGCCAGCCGGTGGAGGCGCTGGCGCCCGAGCACGTGTACCACGCGCTGCAGGAGGTGTTTCGCCGCCGCCAGCTGCGCGCGCCCGAAGACCTGGCGCCCAAGCTGCGCCAGCGCATCGTGCAGGCCTGGGAGGCTTCGGGCCTGACGCGTGAGGACTACGCCGCCCTGGTGCGCGGGCGCGACGACAAGGCCAACGCCGTGCTCGACGCCGCGCTGCAAGAGGCCGCCGAGCGCAGCGCGCGCGACGAGGCGCTGCTGCGCGCCTTCAGCGCCAGCGGCCAGAGCGAGGCCGCGTTTGCCGAGATGTACGGCATGGCGCCGCGCGCCGTGGCGCAAAGCCTGGCGCGGGCCCGCCGCAGCCAGGCGGCTTGA
- a CDS encoding glutathione peroxidase, whose product MQKPYDILIAPASGAPYPLAQYQGRVLLIVNTASACGFTPQLAGLQALHERYAAAGLTVLGFPCNQFAGQEPGDADAIAQFCERNYGVTFPVLAKIDVNGARAAPLYQWLQQQAPGLLGSRAIKWNFTKFLLGRDGQVRARYAPQTNPEKLQADIELALAE is encoded by the coding sequence ATGCAAAAACCCTACGACATCCTCATCGCCCCGGCCAGCGGCGCGCCCTACCCCCTGGCCCAGTACCAGGGCCGGGTGCTGCTCATCGTCAACACCGCCAGCGCCTGCGGTTTTACGCCGCAGCTCGCCGGCCTGCAGGCGCTGCACGAACGCTACGCGGCGGCGGGGCTGACGGTGCTGGGCTTTCCCTGCAACCAGTTCGCCGGCCAGGAGCCGGGCGACGCCGACGCCATCGCGCAGTTCTGCGAGCGCAACTACGGCGTCACCTTCCCGGTGCTGGCCAAGATCGACGTCAACGGCGCGCGCGCCGCGCCGCTGTACCAGTGGCTGCAGCAGCAGGCGCCGGGGCTGCTGGGCAGCCGCGCCATCAAGTGGAATTTCACCAAATTTCTGCTGGGCCGCGACGGCCAGGTGCGCGCACGCTACGCCCCCCAGACCAACCCCGAGAAATTGCAGGCAGATATCGAGCTGGCGCTTGCAGAATAA
- a CDS encoding MBL fold metallo-hydrolase has product MLHYHTIPVTAFAQNCSLLWCDATGQAALIDPGGDIERLQAEVQARGLTLTALWLTHAHIDHAGGAGALAQQLALPIIGPHPGDQFWIDGLPQQSAMFGFAPALPFTPTRWLHDGDSVQLGEETVHVRHCPGHTPGHVVFHAPQIQRCFVGDVLFAGSIGRTDFPQGNHQQLIDSIEQRLWPMGDDTVFIPGHGPESSFGHERRYNPFVGGRWG; this is encoded by the coding sequence ATGCTCCACTACCACACCATCCCCGTCACCGCCTTCGCGCAAAACTGCTCGCTGCTGTGGTGCGACGCCACCGGCCAGGCCGCGCTGATCGACCCCGGCGGCGACATCGAACGCCTGCAGGCCGAGGTGCAGGCGCGCGGCCTGACGCTGACGGCGCTGTGGCTGACGCACGCCCACATCGACCACGCCGGCGGCGCCGGCGCGCTGGCGCAGCAGCTGGCGCTGCCCATCATCGGCCCGCACCCGGGCGACCAGTTCTGGATCGACGGCCTGCCGCAGCAAAGCGCCATGTTTGGCTTTGCGCCCGCCCTGCCGTTCACGCCCACGCGCTGGCTGCACGATGGCGACAGCGTGCAGCTGGGCGAAGAAACCGTGCACGTGCGCCACTGCCCCGGCCACACCCCGGGCCACGTGGTGTTTCACGCACCGCAAATCCAGCGCTGCTTCGTCGGCGACGTGCTGTTTGCCGGCAGCATAGGCCGCACCGACTTCCCCCAGGGCAACCACCAGCAGCTCATCGATAGCATCGAGCAGCGCCTGTGGCCCATGGGCGACGACACCGTCTTCATCCCCGGCCACGGGCCGGAGAGCAGCTTCGGGCACGAGCGCCGCTACAACCCGTTTGTGGGCGGGCGCTGGGGCTGA
- a CDS encoding GspE/PulE family protein, with product MTAPTPAPQPIQRPANLEALWALVCNDTGAPRQTLRHLGQALINHGLIDQDQLQAALHAQVQQARAGRRRQLGQLLVDEGALSQEQLRGVISAWLGQHTIDPAQLTPDPAALALVPRATAEQEQVLALMLREDTIVVLMNDPWDKRQLDQLRFLTQRRVLPVLAAPDTLAPAIARTYRVLAGEGHSKTSAHDLAVDLGSSNETLQTERADVVSESDNTLVRLVNSLIAEAIAQGASDIHIETEPAPRNVRVRLRIDGALRPYLDLQARFRFALVARIKIMAGLDISERRKPQDGKIDFSRFGGDKVELRVVTVPTHQNLEDVVLRVLASHKPLPLEHIGLNTHNLALLRSAVHKSYGLILVCGPTGSGKTTTLHSVIREINTPARKIWTAENPIEITQEGLRQVEVNPRIGWTFAAAMRSFLRADPDVVMIGEMRDEETAGIAIEASLTGHLVLSTLHTNSAPESVARLLEIGMDPFTFSDSLLAILAQRLVRRLCTHCRRPEPASAERLLPLAAQYLQNWPLPPGNTPEAAQQALVQQWLQALSANNQPPQQPQLWQRVGCRHCDGSGYKGRLGIHELMVSDDAIRQHIRQRDAAQDIRASALAAGMKTLRQDGIEKVLQGLTDLPEVLAAANM from the coding sequence ATGACAGCACCCACCCCTGCCCCCCAGCCCATCCAGCGTCCCGCCAACCTCGAAGCCCTCTGGGCCCTGGTGTGCAACGACACGGGTGCGCCGCGCCAGACGCTGCGCCACCTCGGCCAGGCACTCATCAACCACGGCCTGATCGACCAGGATCAGCTGCAGGCCGCGCTGCACGCCCAGGTGCAGCAGGCGCGTGCCGGGCGCCGGCGCCAGCTCGGGCAGCTGCTGGTCGATGAGGGCGCGCTCAGCCAGGAGCAGCTGCGCGGCGTCATCAGCGCCTGGCTGGGCCAGCACACCATAGACCCGGCCCAGCTCACGCCCGATCCGGCCGCCCTGGCGCTGGTGCCGCGCGCCACGGCGGAGCAAGAGCAGGTGCTGGCGCTGATGCTGCGCGAGGACACCATCGTCGTGCTGATGAACGACCCCTGGGACAAGCGCCAGCTCGACCAGCTGCGCTTTTTGACGCAGCGGCGCGTGCTCCCGGTGCTCGCCGCGCCCGACACCCTGGCCCCCGCCATCGCCCGCACCTACCGCGTGCTCGCCGGCGAGGGCCACAGCAAAACCAGCGCGCACGACCTGGCGGTCGATCTGGGCAGCAGCAACGAGACGCTGCAGACCGAGCGCGCTGACGTCGTCAGCGAGTCCGACAACACCCTGGTGCGCCTGGTCAACTCGCTCATCGCCGAGGCGATTGCGCAAGGCGCCTCCGACATTCATATCGAAACCGAACCCGCGCCGCGCAACGTGCGCGTGCGCCTGCGCATCGACGGCGCGCTGCGCCCCTACCTCGATCTGCAGGCGCGCTTTCGCTTTGCGCTGGTGGCGCGCATCAAGATCATGGCCGGCCTCGATATTTCCGAGCGCCGCAAGCCACAGGACGGCAAGATTGATTTTTCGCGCTTTGGCGGCGACAAGGTCGAGCTGCGCGTGGTCACCGTACCCACGCACCAAAACCTCGAAGACGTGGTGCTGCGCGTGCTCGCCAGCCACAAGCCACTGCCCCTGGAGCACATCGGCCTGAACACGCACAACCTGGCCCTGCTGCGCAGCGCCGTGCACAAAAGCTACGGTCTGATCCTGGTCTGCGGCCCCACCGGCAGCGGCAAGACGACGACGCTGCACTCGGTCATCCGCGAGATCAACACCCCGGCGCGCAAAATCTGGACGGCCGAGAACCCCATCGAAATCACCCAGGAAGGGCTGCGCCAGGTCGAAGTCAACCCGCGCATCGGCTGGACCTTTGCCGCCGCCATGCGCAGCTTTTTGCGCGCCGACCCCGACGTGGTCATGATCGGCGAGATGCGCGACGAGGAGACGGCGGGCATCGCCATCGAAGCCTCGCTCACCGGCCACCTGGTGCTGTCCACGCTGCACACCAACTCCGCCCCCGAGAGCGTGGCGCGGCTGCTGGAGATCGGCATGGACCCGTTCACCTTCTCCGACTCGCTGCTGGCCATCCTGGCGCAGCGCCTGGTGCGCCGCCTGTGCACGCACTGCCGCCGTCCCGAACCCGCCAGCGCCGAACGCCTGCTGCCGCTGGCCGCGCAGTACCTGCAAAACTGGCCATTGCCGCCAGGCAACACCCCGGAAGCCGCGCAGCAAGCCCTGGTGCAGCAGTGGCTGCAGGCCCTGAGCGCCAACAACCAGCCACCCCAACAACCCCAGCTATGGCAGCGCGTGGGCTGCCGCCACTGCGACGGCTCGGGCTACAAGGGGCGCCTGGGCATTCACGAGCTGATGGTCAGCGACGACGCCATCCGCCAGCACATCCGCCAGCGCGATGCGGCCCAGGACATCCGCGCCAGCGCCCTCGCCGCCGGCATGAAAACCCTGCGCCAAGATGGCATAGAAAAAGTGCTGCAGGGCCTGACCGACCTGCCCGAAGTGCTGGCAGCGGCCAATATGTAG
- a CDS encoding exodeoxyribonuclease III, whose protein sequence is MGNSLFKLTSLNLNGIRSASSKGLQDWLAAERPDCICVQELKAQAPDMAGRFEHLAGLDGHFHFAEKKGYSGVGIYSRHTPSDLRVGFDGGEFDAEGRYLELRFDSPQRKLSLISAYFPSGSSGEERQQAKFRFLAAIRPHLLALAREREFILCGDINIAHQEKDLKNWRGNQKNSGFLPEERAWMTNLLDGRSPEGHLVDVYRQLQPDTTDACYTWWSNRGQAYANNVGWRLDYHLATPATAALARTEAIYKGQKFSDHAPITLAYDLTL, encoded by the coding sequence ATGGGGAATTCCTTGTTCAAGTTAACCAGCCTCAATCTCAACGGCATCCGCTCGGCCAGCAGCAAGGGGCTGCAGGACTGGCTTGCCGCCGAGCGGCCCGATTGTATTTGTGTGCAAGAACTCAAGGCCCAGGCGCCAGATATGGCGGGCCGCTTCGAGCACCTGGCGGGCCTGGACGGACATTTTCACTTTGCCGAGAAAAAAGGCTACTCCGGCGTCGGCATCTACAGCCGCCACACGCCCAGCGACCTGCGCGTGGGCTTTGACGGCGGCGAGTTCGACGCCGAGGGCCGCTACCTGGAGCTGCGCTTTGACAGCCCGCAGCGCAAGCTCTCGCTCATCAGCGCCTACTTTCCCAGCGGCAGCTCGGGCGAAGAACGCCAGCAGGCCAAGTTCCGTTTCCTCGCCGCCATCCGCCCACACCTGCTGGCCCTGGCGCGCGAGCGTGAATTCATTTTGTGTGGCGACATCAATATTGCGCACCAAGAAAAGGATTTGAAAAACTGGCGCGGCAACCAAAAAAACAGCGGCTTTCTGCCCGAAGAACGCGCCTGGATGACAAATTTGTTAGATGGCCGCAGCCCTGAAGGCCATTTGGTCGATGTCTATCGCCAGCTCCAGCCCGACACCACCGACGCTTGCTACACCTGGTGGAGCAACCGGGGCCAAGCCTACGCCAACAACGTGGGCTGGCGCCTGGACTACCACCTGGCCACGCCCGCCACTGCCGCCCTGGCGCGCACCGAGGCGATTTACAAAGGGCAGAAATTCTCCGACCATGCGCCCATTACGCTGGCCTACGACCTGACGCTGTAA